In the genome of Phragmites australis chromosome 9, lpPhrAust1.1, whole genome shotgun sequence, the window GGGGCCTTATTCATTTAGGTTGAAGAACCTATacaaataaaagataaaatgcAGTCTAGTATTTCTGATGGAACAAGACATTTTTCGCTTATGTTATTGTGCTTGTGTGATTCTTCGTAACCTTTTAGTTCATTCTTTTGCAGAAGACTTGCattagtatttttttattgCATGCTAAGTGAAACCAGTGTCATCGAATCATTATCATTGTAGCTTCTTTCCATGCCTGTTATACCTTGTCAACTTGCAACAAAATTATGGCAATCATAGGTATTTTGTTATGCTATGTTAGTATTCTGGATTTTCCGGGAGAAGCTATATATTTTGGCTAACTATGTCTTCTATCACTGCAGCTCGTGGAACACCCTCACAGCAATATTTTCTTGCTGAAGACCAACTTGCTTGAACTCATTATTGATGTGATTAAGTACTTGGTTCTTGCCTCTATATCtctgttttttccttttgttactGTTTAGCCATTTGTGTTAGTCTTATCTTTTGGTCCTTGCGTGTAGTGACTCCTCAGCTGATTCTGTTATTCGGTCAAGGGCAGCATTAATTAGCGGGAGGCTTCTTTCTTCAGCTGATGCTTTTACGGCAATAGATCAATCCTGTAAGTATCGTTTATTTCAAACTTCTGTTTACCAGTCATTCCACAACTTTGAGCATTGTAGATTTTGGATTGTGTGGATTTTTCATCGTCCTGCCTTTTACTTCTTTACCTATTTTCGTTTCATTGCATTGTACAAGTATATATTGGTTGTGTGTTTCTATGTCCATGAACATATGAAGTTTCGAGGAATGTTGATAACCCATTTCTTTTGTTATTGATGTCACCTTTACTAGGAAAATTATGGGTTTACAAGCATTTTATTCATCTAAATGTTATCAGGGTATCTTCTGTGGTATTATTACAAATGGAACTAGAAATATGTTCTGATCTATAATTCCCCATGTTAGGTGTTACAAATCTTCTCTTGGCCATTGACAATATATTGAAGATGGAAGAAAGCCACAATGCTGATGAAATTGAGAGTGCATTGGAGACCTTGGGTCTAATTGGTACAAGTAAGTCATGCTTCCTCTTGATGTCACTGAATTCTACTCCAGGTTGAGACGGGAAACGGAACATTTTTATCTCACTATTCAGACAGAACCTTAGTGTTTGTTTGTCTTTAATGGTGAAATAGCAACTCAAGGAGCACATTTGTTGCTCACATCATCAAATGTTGCCAGACATGTGGTAGAATCGTCCTTTGATCGACAGGGTGTAGGTAGACAGCTGGTAAGTTTGTGTGCTTAATTTCTTGTACTACTATGCATGTTGCTGTTGATAAGGCAGTTATAAACTGTCCCTCTTATGAGATATGACGTATCTTCAGGCTGCCTTACATGCCTTTGGGAGCATATGTGGTGTTGATCGGCAAGAAGACCAAATGAAGCTAGATGGTCAAGCTGAAGAGTACTTGAAGCGCTTGGTCTATACCACTGCAGCAGACAGTCCAAAATTAACCCCTTCAGTTAGTTGCAACactttttctagttttgttcATCTTTATTCGTTGTGGTTATATTCTGTCTTTCTTAGTAGTGTTTTTTGGTTGTTCTTGCCTAATTGTTTGCCAGGCTCTtcttctatcaattctacaacaaGACCCAGATATAAGGATAGCTGTAAGCAGCTCATGCTCAGTTACTTTTGTATTACTAATGAATATTTTTAATGTAACCAGATGAATATATATCCCTTGGAGTAAAGACTACTGACTCGTGCCATTGAATATCTGCAGGGCTATAGAGTAATATCAGGACTGGTCGTCCGAGAATGGTGCCTAAGGGAAGTTTGTTCAAATTCAGATATAATCAGACTTGTTACGGATCCAACAATGGAGACAACCAAACTTGGTAAGGAATTAATACATCTGGTCCTAATGCAGTAGCAATTGTAACTGTCTAAACTTTTTTCAACAGATATGCAGTATGATATTTCTTTTAGCATTTGGAAATCATTTTATGCAACTGGTTTAGAGTTACCGGAAGCTTAGAATCGAACATGATGCCATGCTCAAGTCATCCATAGTTACTAATCCAATCCTGGACGATGCTTATTTCTTTTTAATGGATCCGTTATTTTAATGATAACATGTTTTCACTATCGTAGGCATGGAAGCACGGTATGACTGCTGTGTGGCTATCAACAAGGCCTTATCATCTTCACATCTTCTTCATGAAGCAAGTCTTTCTGAACTCATTGGGAAGGTATGCTCTCACAGATCCAGTATCTGCCAATTTCATTATTTAAATCGTGAATGTTAACAagcaaaacaaaacattttattgCAGTTGAGTGATGCGGTGGCACGGGGCCCTTACCTTTCTGATAGGAAGCGCGTGGAGGCACGGCCAGTGGTTGTCACTGCAGAGAGGTTTTAAGTTTCCCTCGAGTCTTCATCCAAAGTAAAATATGATCTCATGGCCCAGCGTCTGATGCAGTTGGTTTTCTGTATGATTAACAAACATAGCTATGATGTACTTGGATAGTGGGGAGGACATGTGTGACATGAATGGTATCAAAATGGCAACGGCAAAACAAATATGCTGGTTCTTCTATTTTGCTCTGTAGATGCAAGCCAGAGTAACCGTGCTGGTCGTTGCCAATCCATCCCAAGCAGCATTACCTGTAAATGAATCCATCTTTTGCAGGCCCAGATTTTGGAAATAGCAGATGCAATcaccccccctccccctctcatATTGGATGCTTAAACCAGGTAATTTCTGCATATCTAAACTGCGCCTAGATTTACAAGATCGAACTGAATTGGCAGACCAAACAGCTGCCTTTGTGCACTCTGTATTCTTTACAGTATAGCTGCCTCTGTGTGTATGTACACTATGTGCACGACTGAACTGTACACCACGGCAAACAAGCTacaccaaaaaaaagaaaaaagaaaagaacttgaGGCATCGACGACAGTGAAGGCCTCAAACGTCAGCGTCCTCTTGCACGGCGATGAGCAACGAGTACTTGACCTTGAGCGCAACCTTGCCGCCTTCCATACACAGCTTTGCGCCGGTGACAACCCAATACCCCGGCAGGTCGTCAGGGCCTCTCATCACCTCGGTGGTATCCACGTGCCTCGCCATCTTCTGAACGGGGAGCGGCACCGGCGGCCCCTTGGGGAATATGGCGGAGTTCACCTCCACCTTCCCCTCCGGCAACGGCGGTATCTGCGCTATGCCACCAGACAGCGCCGCGCTAAGCCGCACTGACAGCGAGCCCGACTTCCGGGGCACGACGAACGGTCCGTCCCACTCGGACCGCCGTATCTTCATGGCCGCGACGCCGGAGAAGCCCAGCCGCAGGAAGAGCACCTTCTTGAGGCAGCAGGTCTCCCGCACCTCGAGCCACGCGCTGGTCACGATCGCCGCGCAGTCGTCGATCCGCGCGCCGTTGTACTGCACCGGCGCCGTGCAGATGTGCGAGAGCAACGGCGACTTGACGGGCTCGATGTAGTCGCGCTCGTTCACGGTGACGTCCTCGGCCGAGGCGGCCTCGCCGACGACCGTGATCGTGCTCGGCGTCGCCGACAGGTGCTGGAGGTGCACGCCCAGCCGGTCGTTCTTCTTGCCTTCCAAGAACAGCCGGATGCCGGTCACCGGACGGTTGCCAGAATCAACCTGTACGATACACAGATACACACGCTGAGAACATGTTGCGCAATTTGGCCAACTTCTGCAAATAACAATAATCAAAATGACAACTTTTTTAGTAGGGAACGTTGTTTTGATGGTTACCTTGGCAGTATTGACATGAAGTTTAGGGCCCATGAGGGTGAACTGAAGAGACGGCAAGCTGTTCTTCTTCCTTTGGAGGCCAAGTGGGAGCTCACCGAACTCTGGAGCCCAGTGCCGTGGCACCTGGAACTCCAGGAACTGCTGAAGCTCTTCTATGGGCGGTTTGTCTGATTCCACAAGCAGAAAATGGACACGCGATCACCGGATTAGGCATGTTTTCGCAGCATCGGAGCACCGGAGAGTGACTTTATGCTGCGGCAGAAATGCTTACATCTGAGGTAGAGATTCACCGCATGATTGAGGAACCCGCAGCCTGGAACGCCGGACAACAGAGAAGTTATGGGCACGAACGCCATGGAGATGACATCGGGAAAGCTGGTGATCGTCGAGAGCCATTTGCTGTGGCCCTGACCAGTGTCGACGCCCCCTCTCCTGATGTGAATACTGACGATGTCCTGTGGAGGTGGTGCAACATGCAAccagtttatttatttttctcgcAGTCGGTACGATCACATTGCCATCAGCAAGTAAATCGTCGAATGGAGTGCTTGTTTTCATTCTTCAAAAAAGGACGAAGTGCTTACATCCTTGTGAGAAACGACTGGTGATCTGAAAGAGTGCCGGGCAGCTGAACCGGGACCAAAATTTCCCTGTTGCACAATAAGACTACGGCTGTGAATTATGGTACTtcgcagagcagagcagagtgACCTGAGCTACATGCAGAGCAGAGTGAGAGAACTCACGGTTAGCCCCTGCGAGAACTTGTCGTCCCCTGCAGTGGAACTTGCCATGCCGTCTTGAGAGAACTTGTCGTCAACCAGCTCCTTGAGCCGGGCCTGCACGTCGCTCTGCGTCAGATTGGAGCCCTTGAGCTGCTTGACGCACACCACGTCCTTTCCTCCCATCTTCACCCCGACGACAACGTGAGTCCCGTACGTGTCGATGAACCTGCAGCAGAATCGCAGACCGCGTTAGCTGCTAGCTGACCAGCTGAGCGCCACTGGGACAGCACGCGCTACTGGGACTGAGGGGAATAGGCGTGTACGTACTCGGCGAGCGCCGGGGGATCCCAGAAGGGCGGCACGTCCTGCTTGACGCGGTCCTGCAGGGCGAGCTGCGCGCGCACGGCCTCGACGCTGTAGAGCTCCACGAAGCGGCCGTCGAAGCAGAGGTTCCGTGTGGCCGCGGCGTCCCTGTGCCAGCACCCGCGGTAGTCGAACATGGCGTTGAACGCGCCCGACGGGATCTTCCCCGCCAACGACAGCGACTGGTTCACCTGCTCCGCCATCTGCCACCAAAGCAGCACTCAGAGCTCAACTCGAGTCAAGAACCCAAGGCGTCAGTCTAAAGTTCTGAGCAGCGTGAACTTGTCCGCACCTGAACGAAGGAGAGGACGTCGGAGCGGAACCGCGTGCGCTCGCCCTTGTCGGCGACGATCCCCACGGGCACGTCCGCGACGACGGCCCCGCCCGGCAGGAGCAGCTCCCGCGTCCGTGCGCCGTCGATCCCCACCAGCCTCCCCGCCGGCTTGGCGCGTCCGAGGCGGAGGTCCCCCGTGAGGTCGTACCCGCACCCGACCGCGCCCACGGCCGCCTCGGCCGCGGCCTGCGCGGTCATGCGCGCGCCCGAGCCCCTCATCTCTCTTTTGCCCCCGTGCCGGCCGCGCCTGGCGCCCGCGCGCGGCGTTATAAACCGCGAGGCGACGCTGTGTCGCCACCGCACTGGTGTGGTACTATTCCATCCCACCAGTCTGCCGTGCGACCCGGTGCAGCCTGGAGGACGACTGCCGTGTGTGTGGTGGTGTGGGGCAGCCTACGAAAGCTGCCGGCGCTGATGGGGCGGGCGATGGCGACGGCGCGCGCGGGGTTAAGGTCGCGGGTGGTGGGGCACCGTCGGGCGGGGGACAAACCAGAGGAGTGACGTGCGGGCGGGGCAGTGGCCCGGCGCGGGTTGACGGGGTCGTGAGGGGCTCGTCGTTTTCGCGGCGGGGCTAGGCGACCGGTCAACCGACGCGGAGACGGGCCAAAACGGGGCGTCGAGCACGGGGTTTTTGGTGGACGACTGGACCGTGCCGAGGTGTGGCAGCTCAGGAATCGTGAGGGAGCAGCCGTGTCAGAGTGAGCTGAAAGGGGCCTGTTTGGAGGCTTGCGGTCTGGATCCTCTTATTTTTATCACACTTTTTATAGAACTGAAATTTAAAAGGTGTGCAGACGATCGAGTGAATATGTGTGATGTATGACAACCTTTGTGGTTAGGACTTTGAGGTTGAGGACGACGGCTTCCCAGCAAGGATTTGTCTGCTACTAGGTTTAGAAGGAGGTTGACGGGCAGCAGGGTGGCTCGAGCAGAGGAGGCAGACATGGGTGCGCCGCTGGCTGCGAGTGACAGAGGACGATTGCATGGGCAGTACCCGAGATGGGGGCGAGTGGAGATAGCCTAGCGGAGTCGGGTTAACGCGGTTGTGGGCAGTGCCGGCGGTGGGAGTGCCGTTAGAGATGGGTGGAGGAGGGCGTGAGGCGGGGGCAAGCACGCAGAGGGCAGGAGGCCGCCGTGGTGAGAGGATGTCGATCGGACAGTTGAGGATGTTGTCTGAAAAAAGCAGGTGTCTGAAGTATAGCATTGACCTATTTTTATTGATGTGGTCATGACTTGTGATTGACTAGTGTAATGTggtagcatttttttttccttttgtagaTAACCATTTGGATTTCTGCTTGGTGATTTAGGTATTGAATATGTCTGTTGTGGATGCCTTCATCAGTAAAACATATAGGCGAAAGAAGGGAGGCAAGAAATCAGAGATAGGGATTTAGTTTGTTAAGTCAGATATTGTTCCTTAGTTTGTTAGATTCGGATATAAGCAGATTGGTTAGTTAAGATTAGCAAATTGATTTCCTAAAGTGTGTTAGGCAGCTGGCTATTTAATGCCAGACCAATTTCATCTATGGACAAGCAAGAATTAAACCCTAAAGCTCATAGCCTTCAAGGAGGGTGAGCCTGTTTACCCTTG includes:
- the LOC133929387 gene encoding MACPF domain-containing protein NSL1-like, coding for MRGSGARMTAQAAAEAAVGAVGCGYDLTGDLRLGRAKPAGRLVGIDGARTRELLLPGGAVVADVPVGIVADKGERTRFRSDVLSFVQMAEQVNQSLSLAGKIPSGAFNAMFDYRGCWHRDAAATRNLCFDGRFVELYSVEAVRAQLALQDRVKQDVPPFWDPPALAEFIDTYGTHVVVGVKMGGKDVVCVKQLKGSNLTQSDVQARLKELVDDKFSQDGMASSTAGDDKFSQGLTGNFGPGSAARHSFRSPVVSHKDDIVSIHIRRGGVDTGQGHSKWLSTITSFPDVISMAFVPITSLLSGVPGCGFLNHAVNLYLRYKPPIEELQQFLEFQVPRHWAPEFGELPLGLQRKKNSLPSLQFTLMGPKLHVNTAKVDSGNRPVTGIRLFLEGKKNDRLGVHLQHLSATPSTITVVGEAASAEDVTVNERDYIEPVKSPLLSHICTAPVQYNGARIDDCAAIVTSAWLEVRETCCLKKVLFLRLGFSGVAAMKIRRSEWDGPFVVPRKSGSLSVRLSAALSGGIAQIPPLPEGKVEVNSAIFPKGPPVPLPVQKMARHVDTTEVMRGPDDLPGYWVVTGAKLCMEGGKVALKVKYSLLIAVQEDADV
- the LOC133929388 gene encoding uncharacterized protein LOC133929388 encodes the protein MEPAVAAVAPGELGAMLRAAADFASYPGVHGEDTVRQFLEQFPLPRLFGALQSDADVPGVDETVTECLDKVFASRYGASLLPSYGAFIQAGLLTDSKNIRKLACKSVCHLLDKAEDSSAAVETVVQHNLYPLLINCLVEGDEEISAIVLNAIKRLAEIPKGSDIIFPPDGQGPVQLDKVAAQSSSMARIRILSLIAKLFTVSSYTATAIRDSNLLSIFEEEIKDRKDMLKTLSALEVLYELVEHPHSNIFLLKTNLLELIIDVINDSSADSVIRSRAALISGRLLSSADAFTAIDQSCVTNLLLAIDNILKMEESHNADEIESALETLGLIGTTTQGAHLLLTSSNVARHVVESSFDRQGVGRQLAALHAFGSICGVDRQEDQMKLDGQAEEYLKRLVYTTAADSPKLTPSALLLSILQQDPDIRIAGYRVISGLVVREWCLREVCSNSDIIRLVTDPTMETTKLGMEARYDCCVAINKALSSSHLLHEASLSELIGKLSDAVARGPYLSDRKRVEARPVVVTAERF